A region of the Bryobacteraceae bacterium genome:
GGGGTGATAGTCGGCGATCAGGACCTTGTAGATCTGGCCCTCATAGCGGATCGCCATTCCATTGCGCAGTTGGGAAGCCGGGATCATCGTGTCGCAGTTCCTCCCTGCCTGGAGATTTACCACATTGCCATGCCGGGAACCATCGTCATTAAGATGGAAACATGCCTGCCGCCACCCATCTGGCTCCTCATCCCGTACCGCGCGTGGAGACGCGCTTCCGCCGGATCGTCACGGACTTTCCGGTACCGGAGTCGATTCCCATTCTCGAAGCGCTCCAGCGCTACGAGATCCGCGCCATGCAGGGGCAGCCTCCGGTGGTCTGGGACCGCGCCGAGGGCTTCCAGGTCTACGACCGCTGGGGCAACATGTGGCTGGACTGGTCCTCCGGCGTACTGATCACGAATGCCGGGCACGGGCGCCGGGAGATCATCGAGGCGATCACCCGGCAGGCGCAGCACGGACTGCTCACGAATTACTGCTTTCCATCGGAGATCCGCGCGCGCCTGGCCGAGCGGCTGGTTTCCCTGCTGCCGCCGCCGCTCAACAAGGTCTTCATCCTGACCACCGGCAGCGAGACCGTGGAGTTCGCCATCAAGATCGCGCGGATGCACGGGCTCAAGACCGGCGGCCGCAGCAAGAACGTCATCGTGTCCTTCGAAAAGGCCTTCCACGGCCGCACGCTCGGCGCACAACAGGCCGGCGGCATTCCCGCGCTGAAGGAATGGATCGGCAACCTGGATCCGGGCTTCGTGCAGGTGCCGTTCCCGGACGGTTACTGGACGCCGGACACGAGCTTCGAGCTGTTCGAGAGGTCGCTGGCCGAACAGGGCGTCGCGCCTGGCCAGGTCTGTGCGGTGATGCTGGAGACCTACCAGGGAGGCACGGCCGCTTTCGCACCGGCGGACTACATCCGGACGCTGCGCCAGTGGTGCACCGGACATCAGGCGCTGCTCATCTTCGATGAGGTCCAGGCGGGCTTCGGCCGCACGGGCCGGCTTTGGGGCTTCGAACACTACGGCGTCGTGCCGGACCTCACCACCTGGGGCAAAGGGATTTCGAGTTCGCTCCCCATCGCTGCCGTTGCCGGGCGGGCAGACCTGATGGACATGCCGGACCCGGGCTCGGCGTCTTCCACGCACACGGGCAACCCGGTCTGCTGCGCCGCGGCGCTGGCCAACATCGACATCATCCTCAGCGAGGACCTGGCCGGCAACGCCGCGCGCCTGGAGCCGGTGCTGCAAGAGGGGCTGCGGGCCATTCAGCGCGAGTTCCCGCAGGCGGGCTTCGTCGCCGGCAAGGGCCTGGTGGCCGGGCTGGCCTGCGTGGATCCCCAGCACCGCACGCCGGACGGCAGACTGGCCCACGACATCGTCTGGCGATGCGCGGAAAAGGGACTGTTGATGTTCAACCCGGTGGGACCACAGGGCTGTACCATCAAAATCTGCCCCCCGCTGGTCATCACCGAAGAGGCGATTCGCGAAGGCTGCCAGGTGCTGCGCGAGGCCTTCGCGGAAGTGCTGGCGGGGAGATAACAGGCGATGGCGATGCGAGTGGCCATGATCGGCGGCGGCATGATCGCCCACGACCAGCTTCTTCCGTCGCTGTACCACCTGCAGCGGCTGGGACGCATCGGCGCCATCGACGTCTGCGCGCGGCGGCGCGAAACGCTCGAGTCGCTGGCCGAAGCGCCCCTGCTGCGGCGCGCCTTTCCCGGACAGACCTTCCAGCCGCGGCTTGAGCCGTACGAGGAGGTCATCGCCTCGTTGCCCCGGCATTCGCTGGTGGTGATCGCGCTGCCTGACCAGCTCCACTACGATGCGGTTCTGTGCGCGCTGCGCCATGACCAGCACGTGCTCGCGGTGAAGCCGCTGGTGCTGAAGCTCGATCACGCGCGCCACATCGAGGAAGAAGCGCGCGGGCGCGGCCTGCTGGTGGGCGTCGAGTATCACAAGCGATTCGACGACCGCTCGCTGCTGGCGCGGCGCCGCTACCGGGAGGGGCTCTTCGGCGAGTTCCGCCTCGGCACGGCGTGTCTGCTCGAGAAGTGGTACTACCGCC
Encoded here:
- a CDS encoding 4-aminobutyrate transaminase produces the protein MPAATHLAPHPVPRVETRFRRIVTDFPVPESIPILEALQRYEIRAMQGQPPVVWDRAEGFQVYDRWGNMWLDWSSGVLITNAGHGRREIIEAITRQAQHGLLTNYCFPSEIRARLAERLVSLLPPPLNKVFILTTGSETVEFAIKIARMHGLKTGGRSKNVIVSFEKAFHGRTLGAQQAGGIPALKEWIGNLDPGFVQVPFPDGYWTPDTSFELFERSLAEQGVAPGQVCAVMLETYQGGTAAFAPADYIRTLRQWCTGHQALLIFDEVQAGFGRTGRLWGFEHYGVVPDLTTWGKGISSSLPIAAVAGRADLMDMPDPGSASSTHTGNPVCCAAALANIDIILSEDLAGNAARLEPVLQEGLRAIQREFPQAGFVAGKGLVAGLACVDPQHRTPDGRLAHDIVWRCAEKGLLMFNPVGPQGCTIKICPPLVITEEAIREGCQVLREAFAEVLAGR